A stretch of the Panicum virgatum strain AP13 chromosome 9N, P.virgatum_v5, whole genome shotgun sequence genome encodes the following:
- the LOC120688661 gene encoding telomere repeat-binding protein 5-like: MVFQKRSSSEMESCGGGQVAEMPRVPKSARGKRSVRKKEAQSSGQMMCAFDLLATVAGKLLDEGEGSLGNMSAGAPALAACAKDVRVKQEQCDEAMKHFKHEVTDQDSCNESAIVPHTVFSRSVNHVRNEDPKAKSEALGKESSMISCTKAELGCNFGAIADRWSPESVESGAFTGDAAASLMQVATVGFLKNAPDMYNLLDPMDVDVKPPPLVSSDSTGEMPLYGDKIRRSISLPRGPKGVAGYAVDRDDDDDKSSGCTHPSTTTNRDFRPNCTADNSRVRKLLTSKYRKVAPARMHKSDLSYSDVERKPSFRNKKMHYTRQRTQRSTFKRRKLFDRHAVLASEFGRANGKGNSKVTGRDSHAASLEANKGTNSMPFQKSCASNDCHVKLRIKSFKVPELLVEIPESATVGSLKKTVLEAVTAILGGGLRVGVLHHGKKVRDDSKTLMQAGIGQNDMLDNLGFSLEPNCTHNPSQVQAPEDISFLETIDTTEPLARIAPADSSSKHGEVDVSQELALTPLAMNYQGSDHDSVHSPGGVSSPDKVSTNSRALVPVPPADPNAGAVVPVNRSKRSPEQGQRRIRRPFSVAEVEALVLAVEKLGTGRWRDVKLRAFDNAKHRTYVDLKDKWKTLVHTASISPQQRRGEPVPQELLDRVLAAQAYWSQQQAKLQPKTPPLAEARLLT, encoded by the exons ATGGTGTTCCAGAAGAGGTCGTCGTCAGAGATGGAGTCGTGCGGTGGAGGCCAAGTCGCGGAGATGCCGCGCGTTCCCAAGTCCGCGAGG GGCAAGAGATCGGTCCGGAAGAAGGAGGCCCAGAGCTCGGGCCAGATGATGTGCGCATTCGACCTTCTCGCGACGGTAGCCGGGAAGCTGCTTGATGAAGGCGAGGGATCGCTCGGGAACATGAGCGCGGGTGCCCCGGCCTTGGCTGCGTGCGCGAAGGATGTCCGCGTGAAGCAGGAGCAGTGTGATGAGGCGATGAAGCATTTCAAGCACGAGGTGACGGATCAGGATAGCTGCAATGAGAGCGCAATTGTTCCCCACACTGTCTTTTCGCGGTCGGTGAATCATGTTCGGAATGAGGATCCAAAGGCGAAGTCTGAAGCCCTGGGCAAGGAATCCTCTATGATCAGCTGCACAAAGGCTGAATTGGGTTGCAATTTCGGGGCGATTGCCGATAGGTGGTCTCCTGAATCCGTGGAATCAGGAGCCTTCACAGGAGATGCAGCAGCGAGCCTGATGCAGGTGGCCACAGTAGGATTTCTTAAGAATGCACCTGACATGTATAATTTGCTCGATCCAATGGATGTGGACGTGAAGCCTCCTCCTTTGGTGAGCTCTGACAGCACCGGTGAGATGCCATTGTATGGTGATAAAATTCGCCGCTCAATCTCCTTACCAAGGGGGCCAAAGGGTGTGGCGGGGTATGCTGTAGATAGAGATGATGACGACGATAAGTCCTCTGGGTGCACTCATCCGAGCACCACCACTAACAGGGATTTCAGGCCCAATTGTACAGCTGATAATAGTAGGGTAAGGAAGCTGCTCACTTCTAAGTACAGGAAAGTTGCTCCAGCTAGGATGCACAAATCAGATCTTTCCTATAGTG ATGTTGAGCGGAAGCCTTCTTTCCGCAACAAGAAAATGCATTATACACGACAGAGGACACAAAGGAGTACATTTAAGCGGAGGAAGCTCTTTGATCGTCATGCAGTTCTAGCATCTGAATTTGGTAGGGCAAATGGAAAGGGAAACTCAAAGGTTACTGGAAGAGACTCCCATGCTGCTTCTTTGGAAG CAAACAAGGGCACCAATTCAATGCCATTCCAGAAatcttgtgcatcaaacgattGCCATG TCAAACTTAGAATTAAGTCTTTCAAGGTGCCTGAACTTCTTGTTGAAATACCAGAAAGTGCAACGGTTGGCTCACTAAAG AAAACTGTTCTTGAGGCGGTGACTGCCATTCTTGGAGGTGGTCTGCGCGTGGGTGTTCTTCACCATGGAAAGAAAGTCAGAGACGATAGTAAAACTTTAATGCAAGCTGGGATTGGTCAGAATGACATGCTGGACAACCTTGGTTTTTCACTTGAACCAAACTGTACACACAACCCATCGCAAGTCCAAGCTCCTGAAGATATCAGTTTCCTGGAAACCATTGATACTACTGAACCCCTTGCAAG GATTGCGCCTGCTGACTCCTCTTCCAAGCATGGTGAGGTAGATGTCTCCCAGGAGCTTGCATTAACCCCCTTAGCAATGAACTATCAGGGCAGTGATCATGATTCTGTACACTCCCCTGGGGGTGTTTCATCGCCTGATAAAGTGTCCACAAACTCGCGAGCTTTAGTTCCAGTTCCCCCTGCAGATCCCAATGCAGGGGCTGTAGTTCCAGTGAATAGGTCAAAGAGGTCACCAGAGCAGGGGCAACGCCGAATCAGGCGTCCGTTCTCTGTTGCTGAAGTAGAAGCACTTGTGCTTGCAGTCGAAAAGCTTGGAACTGGAAG GTGGCGAGATGTTAAACTCCGTGCTTTTGACAATGCAAAGCACCGGACATATGTTGATCTTAAG GACAAGTGGAAGACGCTAGTGCACACAGCGAGCatctcgccgcagcagcggcgtGGCGAGCCGGTGCCGCAGGAGCTGCTCGACCGGGTCCTGGCGGCCCAGGCCTACTGGTCCCAGCAGCAAGCTAAGCTCCAGCCTAAGACGCCCCCGCTGGCTGAGGCTCGCTTGCTCACCTAA